The Calliphora vicina chromosome 3, idCalVici1.1, whole genome shotgun sequence genome contains a region encoding:
- the LOC135954180 gene encoding lectin subunit alpha-like translates to MKITQVFIISFALLQAVTSTPQKHKASDGREYLIETELKYNWYQAYHECARRDSQLVIIDTAAKNNAIIDLLKTVIGKSHNLWLGGNDEFSSSHDFKRPFFWSATGKQFTFSFWSDNNPDNYRTQEHCAHIWASKPLYQWNDNDCTAKMGFICEQNHYLETYNKDLKQKCDAVKQSSSSISIEFAEAQKQQLSQINTKIQNIDRVGDDWKIEMQQLQNATQLAVQKILDNQQVTVKEMTEKMLKQVNDLNDELKKSTTEINSQFGQKLNGSFSFPMTIQNLIVIKQGA, encoded by the exons ATGAAGATCACACAAGTCTTCATAATTAGCTTCGCCTTGCTGCAGGCAGTAACAAGTACACCACAAAAACACAAAGCATCAGATGGCAGAGAATATCTTATCGAAACAGAACTTAAG TACAATTGGTATCAGGCCTATCATGAGTGTGCCCGCAGAGATTCCCAGCTTGTTATCATTGATACAGCGGCAAAAAATAATGCCATTATTGATCTGTTGAAAACTGTCATAGGAAAATCTCATAACTTGTGGCTGGGCGGTAATGATGAATTTAGTTCCAGTCACGACTTCAAACGACCCTTCTTCTGGTCGGCCACGGGCAAACAATTCACATTTAGCTTTTGGTCGGACAATAATCCCGACAATTATAGAACTCAAGAACACTGTGCTCATATCTGGGCCTCTAAGCCCCTGTATCAATGGAATGATAATGATTGCACTGCTAAAATGGGTTTTATATGTGAACAAAATCATTATTTGGAAACCTACAACAAGGATCTCAAGCAGAAATGTGATGCTGTCAAACAATCAAGTTCATCAATTTCCATAGAATTTGCTGAGGCCCAAAAGCAGCAGCTTTCCCAGATAAatactaaaatacaaaatatcgaTCGTGTGGGAGATGATTGGAAAATAGAGATGCAACAGCTGCAAAATGCTACACAGTTAGCAGTTCAAAAAATTCTGGATAATCAACAAGTAACGGTGAAAGAAATGACAGAGAAAATGCTAAAACAAGTCAACGATTTAAATGATGAATTGAAGAAGTCAACCACGGAAATAAATTCACAGTTTGGTCAGAAGTTGAAT ggTTCATTCTCGTTTCCCATgactatacaaaatttaattgtcaTTAAGCAGGGAGCCTAA